From Scleropages formosus chromosome 1, fSclFor1.1, whole genome shotgun sequence, a single genomic window includes:
- the ncstn gene encoding nicastrin, which translates to MDLKALRLIIPLTLFVAYKGVGCSSVQQKIYVQLNKTFPCVRLLNATHQIGCQSSVSGDTGVLHVLETETDLDWVLSSGPNPPYVVLMVAEHFNRSTMMKLKGSARVAGVAVVISKAGPAQGFSPHHSCPNQNSGVYSDSYGPELAGCNVTVWNPLGNSLSYEDFRFPIFSLHEGEEADVIRKCFLDHNRGVNGSDPAYPLCAMQLASHMYAVKDTATCMRRNDIQSRFSISPEFVCDALADYNVWSSLKPLNNSGKGHLDGESVVIAATRLDSRSFFWNEAPGGESAVGGFVTLLAAAQALRAVVEDHPPSQNILFTFFQGETFDYIGSSRMVYDMENGKFVIDLDNIHSLVEIGQVALHRNGQLWLHSDPVSRRNSSVRSEVEKLISNMKSTALNLSLSVAEPDVSQPLPPSSFQRFLRARPIPGVVLTDHMSAFSNRYYESLYDDAEYLNVSYPSGLSPEEQLEYVTDTAKTLAEVATLVARSLYKQAGGLDDHLSSINADPKIVTQMLYGFLVQSNNSWFRSLVSPDIVKNLGPQPPQYYVGVPTSGDPVKMPTWLVQYVLANFTGTLRNLTQTQCKNPEDLEGESKDLYSYFWVQGPVPPNSTQGEGYCVRAPVRLVKAHSPAFELHQYSSRDYSTWTESRWKQIQARIFLVASRDLEMLTLGVGVAVLLVSLVVTYFINSKADLLFSSSRETTSTAY; encoded by the exons ATGGATCTAAAAGCTTTGAGATTGATTATTCCTTTAACCCTCTTTGTGGCGTATAAAG GTGTTGGCTGCAGCTCCGTGCAGCAGAAGATTTACGTgcagctgaataaaacttttcCCTGCGTCCGGTTGCTCAATGCCACACACCAGATCGGCTGCCAGT ctTCTGTTTCAGGTGACACTGGTGTTCTTCATGTCTTGGAGACGGAGACAGACCTCGACTGGGTTCTCAGCTCAGGACCCAATCCACCTTACGTTGTTCTGATGGTTGCCGAACATTTCAACAG GAGCACCATGATGAAGCTCAAGGGTTCTGCAAGGGTGGCAGGCGTTGCTGTGGTGATTTCAAAGGCTGGCCCCGCACAGGGCTTCTCTCCGCATCACTCCTGTCCGAACCAGAACTCCG GGGTTTACTCAGACAGCTATGGTCCTGAGCTGGCAGGTTGTAATGTCACGGTGTGGAACCCTTTGGGGAACAGCTTGTCTTATGAGGACTTCAGGTTCCCTATTTTCTCCCTGCACGAAGGGGAGGAGGCAGATGTCATTCGCAAG TGTTTCCTTGACCACAACCGGGGGGTGAATGGCAGTGACCCAGCGTACCCACTGTGTGCCATGCAGCTGGCCTCCCACATGTATGCAGTCAAAGACACTGCCACCTGCATGCGACGGAATGACATCCAGTCCAGGTTTAGCATCAGTCCAG AATTTGTATGTGACGCCCTGGCTGACTACAATGTGTGGAGTTCATTGAAGCCCCTGAATAACTCAGGAAAGGGTCACCTTGATGGCGAGAGTGTGGTCATCGCAGCCACTCGG CTGGACAGCAGGTCTTTTTTCTGGAATGAGGCTCCTGGAGGTGAGAGTGCTGTCGGGGGGTTTGTGACCCTGCTGGCTGCTGCCCAGGCTCTTCGTGCTGTTGTGGAGGACCATCCACCTTCTCAAAACATACTTTTCACCTTCTTCCAGGGG GAGACCTTTGACTACATTGGCAGCTCTCGCATGGTCTATGACATGGAGAATGGGAAGTTTGTCATTGACTTGGACAACATTCACTCCCTAGTGGAGATTGGACAG gtggcgctgCACAGAAATGGTCAACTCTGGCTCCACTCTGATCCTGTGTCCAGGAGGAACAGCAGTGTGAGAAGTGAG GTTGAGAAGCTCATCAGCAACATGAAGTCAACTGCCTTAAATCTCAGTTTGTCAGTGGCTGAGCCAGACGTCTCTCAGCCACTGCCACCCTCCTCTTTCCAGCGCTTTCTTCGGGCACGGCCAATCCCAGGGGTTGTGCTCACTGACCACATGTCTGCTTTCAGTAACAG GTACTATGAGAGTCTCTATGATGATGCAGAATACCTGAACGTCAGCTACCCTTCTGGTCTGAGTCCGGAAGAACAGCTGGAGTATGTCACAGACACTGCCAAG ACTTTGGCAGAAGTGGCTACGCTAGTGGCTCGGTCACTCTACAAGCAGGCTGGAGGTCTGGATGACCACCTGTCTAGCATCAACGCTGACCCCAAGATT GTAACCCAGATGCTCTACGGTTTCCTTGTTCAGTCCAACAACAGCTGGTTCCGGTCCTTGGTCAGTCCAGACATTGTGAAGAACTTGG GACCCCAGCCTCCTCAGTATTATGTTGGCGTGCCCACCTCAGGAGACCCTGTTAAAATGCCCACCTGGCTAGTTCAGTACGTACTTGCCAACTTTACAGGGACACTCAGGAACTTGACCCAGACTCAGTGCAAGAACCCTGAGGACCTGGAAGGAGAAAGCAAAGAT CTGTACAGCTACTTCTGGGTCCAGGGGCCGGTGCCCCCCAACAGTACGCAGGGTGAGGGGTACTGTGTGCGTGCACCTGTGCGCTTGGTCAAGGCCCACTCACCTGCCTTTGAGCTGCATCAGTACAGCTCCCGGGATTACTCTACATGGACAGAGTCACGCTGGAAACAAATCCAGGCACGGATCTTCTTGGTCGCCAGTCGGGACCTGGAG ATGCTGACCCTTGGGGTTGGAGTAGCTGTTTTGCTCGTGTCTCTGGTGGTGACTTACTTCATCAATTCCAAGGCAGACCTGCTATTCTCCAGCTCCAGAGAGACCACCAGTACAGCCTATTGA